The Aulosira sp. FACHB-615 nucleotide sequence ACCAGCCAAAATAACTGTTTCTCCACCGAAGCAAATATCGGCTGGTCTTTTTTTATCGTTCAACATGAATGATACGTCCTGTCATGACTACTGTCAAGACGTTTCATTCATGAACTTTACGTCTATGATAGAAGATAACCAACAAGAACAGGAAAAGTCTCCCTTGAGGCTATTAAGAGAAGAAGCAGGACTAACACGTCCCCAAGTTAAGCAAATAATAGGCGTTTCAGAGAGGCGACAAGCTGACTGGGAATCTGGAAAAGCTATGCCAAGTGCTGAAAACATCGCGTCACTCTGCCGATTGTACAAAGTGTCTTTAAAGACTATGTTCAAATCGCTAGGGATTGATGTGTCTGGTATACCTAATGACGAATAGCTGACGAGAAACACGCCACAGTAACAGCTGTGGCGGCCATAAATACCTAACCCAATTATGACGAAATTGGATGAATAAGGAGCATCCTATTAGATGAACGTAAATAGCAAAGTATAACTAACTACTGGGTAATCTAAATTTGTACTTATCGTTTTCACTCAGAAAATGAAAAATCTTATCAGGCTATCAGTTGTTGTTGGATTTGCACTATTACAGAGCTGCACTCCCTCAGTGAAATCAAGTCCGATTGCATCAGAACCAGTTGTAAATTCTCCCAGTGGTTCAGACAAGTATGAAGTTCAGTGGAGTGGAACTAGTGGAAAGGAATTATTTGCTGGTTATTCGATTCTTTCGTTAGACCCACCAGGTACACCGATGAAAGTAGAAAGCATCAAAGGAAAACTACCCCACAAGGTCAACTTTTCGGCTCCTAAAAATGCCATAGTCTCAGCATCTGGTAACACATTTCCCCACACAGCAGTAGAAATCAAAATTTATAAAAATGGCTCAGAGTGCGGAAAGGTGGGGGCTGTTGGGAGTGGGGTAGGAGCAAACAAAGTTTGTCAATAATCCAAGCCCCACAAGTTAACCCAACTTAGTTATAGCTTGCGACCTGTGACAATGCGATCGCACTTTCTCAAATGAGGAGCGATCGCAGTTACTTATGACAAAAGACTAAAAGCCGCACCAGATGGGCGGCCGCTCTACTAATTGAATTATGCCAGTAAACACAAAATCAGAAAACGGACGGTGCAACACTGGTCAGTTAACACTTTTTGATTTAGAAAAATACACCAACTACGACGAAACCCAAGAACCACCAGACCCAGAGCATTACCAAACACCGGAAGCATACGAACATGCGTGGCAGCAGTGGGAAAAACAATATCCTGATTTGGTGAAATATGTCGTTGCCATGTCTCCGTGTAAAAGTGTTGGGGGGCAAGAAACAGCCGACACATCATTAACCCCTAGCACCACCAATAACCACGTAGCAATAACTACTAAAAAAATTGCCCCCCAACACGAGACGACACACTGGGTAGAAAAATACTGGGTAGAGCGTAGCAGCCGTAAATACTGGTATTGGCGCTATTGCTGGATGACAGGACGAAAAATTCACCGCCGTTACATTGGCTCTATCACTTCGCCCAAAGCACGCGATCGCAAACAGTCCATCGAGGCGGCGATCAATTTTGGGCGATCGCCAAAAGAGATTGAGAATTTAATACACTCCTGGCGCAATCATCGGAGCTAATCATCAGAGCCATGAAAAATGCGATCGCGCGGCGTACCAGGAGAGCGATCGCCAAAAATGAATATTTCAGATTGATTGTAGAGGATGAAAAATGAGATCGCAAAATAGTCAATAATTAGCGATCGCCAATTCTAAATCAGCCTCATCAACATCAATGTATTTTTCCAAACTGGATATTGTTCTATGGCCAGAAAATTTCTGAATCATACTTAAAGCCCAACCACGGCGAGCCATCTGAGTTAAGATAGTCCTTCGTGGCGAATGGGTAGAATAGCCACACTCAGTTAGTTTTGCCTTCTTCAGAGCGCGGCGAAACGCATCATCAAAGCTTTGTAGCTGCAAATGCTGTCCCTCACTACCCAAAAATAAGTAACCTGAGATATCAGGCTGGTTAATTTTCCAATAATTAATCAGCAACTCGCGTAAGTTTTTGTGAATTGGCACTTGTCGAGTTTGGTGAGTTTTAGTCTGTGAAGCTCGGTAAGTCAGTCGCCTTAACGGTTTTCCGTCAGGCGAATAAACATCACTAGTCATCAAGCTGCACACTTCCCCAGCACGGCCAGCCGTCCAGTATGCAACTCGTAGAATCATCTTATGATTTTCTCCCGGCATAGCCGCCAGAATAGATTCAAAATCCTTATCAGAAAAAATAGCAGCTTGTCCGTGCCGATTGACCTTCATCTACAAGTT carries:
- a CDS encoding helix-turn-helix transcriptional regulator, which codes for MNFTSMIEDNQQEQEKSPLRLLREEAGLTRPQVKQIIGVSERRQADWESGKAMPSAENIASLCRLYKVSLKTMFKSLGIDVSGIPNDE
- a CDS encoding DUF4102 domain-containing protein; this translates as MPVNTKSENGRCNTGQLTLFDLEKYTNYDETQEPPDPEHYQTPEAYEHAWQQWEKQYPDLVKYVVAMSPCKSVGGQETADTSLTPSTTNNHVAITTKKIAPQHETTHWVEKYWVERSSRKYWYWRYCWMTGRKIHRRYIGSITSPKARDRKQSIEAAINFGRSPKEIENLIHSWRNHRS
- a CDS encoding site-specific integrase; the protein is MKVNRHGQAAIFSDKDFESILAAMPGENHKMILRVAYWTAGRAGEVCSLMTSDVYSPDGKPLRRLTYRASQTKTHQTRQVPIHKNLRELLINYWKINQPDISGYLFLGSEGQHLQLQSFDDAFRRALKKAKLTECGYSTHSPRRTILTQMARRGWALSMIQKFSGHRTISSLEKYIDVDEADLELAIANY